The genome window ACCACAACAACCATTCACATTTATTTTACTACTTTTCTGTGGTTACTTATATTTAAAACTTTTGGTTCTCTTTAAAAAACACTGTGGAAACCCTCAAAGAACGCATAGAGAACGCCTACAAAGAAGGAAAAGACCTGCTCACCCTCCGAAACGAGCTTATCAACGAAGGCCACGACAAACAAGAAATCGATCACATCATCGAAGACACGCTCGCAACGAGTGCCGCCAAGCCAGCAACACCCCGCCAGCCACCAGCGCAAAAAAACGCTTCACAAACCCCGCCCCGCCCGCCTCAACCACCACAAATAACCCGGTTCCTTCTCTTCTTCCTCACCCCCCTCTTCATCATCGCCATAGCTCTTATCGCCTACCTTGTCATCACCACCTCACCCGCCAAGGACACCAACGACACTCTCGAAGAACCAACACCCCCACTCACGCCAACAGGGTACTGCACCCCCCTCCCCGGCCCAGAACAAGACCGATGCCTTCGAGAATACATCCTCGACGGAGGCGTTTGCCTACGCCTTAACGAAAGCATACGCTACGCGTGCTACCGCACAAAGGATATCATCATTCTTGAAAACTACCGACAACTCAGCGGCCAAAACCAAAGCTGAGCAAGAGCTCCTCAACGTCCTCCTGCAATGCTTCAACAGAAAACTCGCCATTCTCAAAGGCACTCCACGAAGCCGGCACAGGAGAACTCACAACAATAACGTGCAAAGGCGCATCGCCGTACACGAACGACTCATCCAAAGAAAACGTAAAATTCACCAACCCCCCAGACGGCCACGATGACAACTCAATTTCTGGCAACGTAACACTCTTTTTCACAGGAAAAGAACCAACCTCTCTCTTCTCCTCAGGAATCGTGATATTCCCTGTCCAGAGCAACTGGGCATCAACAACATACGTTCCAGGAACAAGCAAAACTTCTTCGTCGGTTGAACGCTTAAACGTGACTGTGGACGGCGCGCCTTCTGCGGACTCCAAAGACGCTAAGAGCTCACTGCGCTGCTCACCAGAAATCTTTCCCTCATCAAACCACTCGTCAACCTGCTCACGCGTCACCGCCTCAAGTACCACCTCCCCCTCATCCCCTGCGAACGAAAACGTCCCCACCAACGGAAACGCGCCCTCGAACTCACTCTCCGGCACACGGCGAATTTGCAAGAACACAACGTCTTTCTCCTCCAACGCTCTTAACTCAGGATCCTCACCGCCGCCGTTAACAACCAATTTCTTCACCGTTACATTGTGCGGAACACCAACCCACATACGCACGGGCACGCTCGTATCCGGCAAGCCATCAATATTCACAAACGGCCTGCGAACATCCAGCGCACCATACTTTTCAAATACCAACACGCCCCCCACGGGGCACGAAGGCAGCTGCGCAACCAACTCGCCGTTCATACTCGTCTCGCCAACAACGCTTCGTAGCCCACCACACTGGTACCGAACCACGACCCCTGAGAGGGCTTCACCACTATGGGCGTCTGTTACAACAATATGCACGTCCCTATCCACGAGAAGATGGGGCTCGTCCCACTCGAGAACATTCCCTAAACTAATATCCAGAGCAAGGTGTTCCTGCGTCACAGGCCTATTATCCCTGATGTTTGCTTCAAGGGCAAACTGAAACACAAAACCCTCTCCGTTGAAAGCAGAAGGGTCAACAATCGAGACCACATAGGGAAAACTAATATCGTACAAGAACTTATAATCTAAAAAGACAAAGCCCAACGAGCTCAAGAGCGGCAAGTCAATGTCGACTTTCGAAGGCTTGAGCACAGCCCCGCCACCCAAGTTAACATATGCGCCGGTAAAGGGGTATACCACCTTCGCCTGAAGCAAGTACGGCGCCTCACTCACTTTCACTAACAACCTGCTCAAAACGCCTTCAACGTACGGCTTGTACTCTCCATAAAACTCTTCCGGAAACGTGAGAACATCATCATTCTCAATAGCATTCACAATTTGCACCGCGTTCACGTAGGGCAAAACATCACGTTCCAAAACCTGTTCAACGTCTCGCTCAATCCAGAAATGCTCCCTTCCACGAAAAGCAGTCTGCCTCGTCGGCGGAAGCGCGCTCTCAATCCCAGAATAAATACTAATGAGTTGCATGACAACAGACTCGACAAAGCCTGTTTCGGCAGCACTCGAAAAGATATCCTCAGCCAAGCGGTACATCGCAGGGAGGGTTACGTCAACCTCGCCCGTGAAGGAATCAACAACGCCGCGCTCTCCCGACTCAAGAACTTCAACCTCCAATGGAACGTGCACCAGAGCACGCACCTGCGTTTCGCTTATGCTCACTTCCGTTCTCGCTTCTCCCTCCTTCACGGACAGCGTCTTTTCAAAATCAGGCTTCAACGCAGAGAAGCAAGACATCACACTCTTCGTAATAAATGCTTCAAGCCCGCCTTGGATGCTCGGCGAGCCTCTTGCAAGATCGGCAGGGCACACCCTTCCCGGTTCGCACAAGAACGGCTTGTTCTTCACGATCGTCCCAATAGAACCGTCACTACCGTCCTCCAAAAACAACCAGTACGGCAACACGTCAGGCTCGAACACGAACGCCTCCGAGCGAACAGGGTCAGGACCAATCATGAACGAGGAAACATCAAAAAAACCCCCTTGCTTCCCCGCGAGCTCCAAACCCGAACGGAGCGCATCCTGAACGCACGAATCCATCGCAGCACGCACGGGCGCAACTTCCCGCTGAAAAGCAGCGCTCTCTCCACTACCTCGCTCACTCTGCATCGCGGAGTAGAGAAAGAACCCTGCCGCAACAAAGACGACAAGGCCCAAAATTACGAAAACCGCGATTTGTGCCTTCTTAGTCGTTTTCCGTGCATTCTTCATCATAAATCACCGCTCCACTCCGCATCGCCACCGCTAGAGGATGAACTCGCGGCTGAAGAAGCCTGCTCGACAACGGGGCTTCCACGGCTCGCTAGCGCATCTTCTTTGAACGCTGAACAAAACCTCGTCTTAGCGTCGCGTTCTCCGTCAGGATACGGCTTGTTAAACACCAGGCAAAGCCTGGTGTACTTCCTGGCACTTACGAACGACTTGCTTACCCGCTCAGACTGGCCTGGCTGGAGCCTTTTCCAATCAGTAAAAGCGCGCCTTAACGACCCGTCGTCTCCTTCCAGCTCAATAGTAAACGCGACAGGTTCCTTTCCAGCACTTACGAAATACAACACGGAATACACCGTAGCCGAGTCGTTCAACACAAAAAAGTCGCCAACAATGGTCGCCGCAACACTTGCTTTTCCAGACGACCCCAACCGCACAATCGTCGTCTGGGAAGGCGACTCAATAACGACGCCCGACGCCGGATTGCACAAGCTCTCTTTCCACTCCTCAGGATCGACCTTCCTAGCAACTTTTTTGAGAGCTTCAGGGAAGAGGAAGTCAAGCTGCCCCTTCTTGAAGAGCGCTCCCAGCGCCATGGTCACGAGGGAATCATACGCTGCAAAGCGAGCTTGCCTGCGCACTATCTCAAGGTTCCTCCTCGCCTCCTCCAATGCTTTCGCCTCGTTCAACACATCCTTATTTTCTTCAAGAACATCTGCAAGAGTTTTTCGCTCACCGGAAGATTCAATCTTGCAATTCTCAGCACCCTCGGCACATCCGTTAACAAAGCGGTCAATGCCTTCTCCCCCCTTCCCTGATTCTGTGATTAAAAGCTCGGGAGGAACGTCTTCAAGGGGAATTGCCTCTTTGTTTCCCTGCTCATCAAGTAATACCGCCTCTTTACTCAAACCGTTCTCATCATACGAAATAATGAGGCTAGGCCCGTTATCAAGGGTGACCGTTGTTGACTTGACGGTGTTTGTGTGGTCAAGCACCACCGAAATAAATACGGTTTCTTGTTCAGGCGTCGCTTCACCAAGTACAACCTGACCGCTCATAACCGTCTCACCAGACGAGAGAACCACCGAGTCTGGCTTGACCTCCTGGCCCTGCGCATCTAGCAACACCTCCCGTTCCGGATCGTACGTGTAGACATTTCCCTGGTTATCCTTAACGGTGAACGCGACGCTCGTATCGAGACGTGCAACGTCATTATACAGGGCGTTAACCTCTTTCTTTGCGTTTTTGAAGTTGTTTCTTGCCTCTTTGAGCTTTTCTCTGAGCTCTTCGGCTTTGTCTTTGTCGCCCTTTTTCAGCGCCCGATCAAGATCTTTTTGCAACCGTTCAATCTGCTTCCCAAGCTCTCGAACGTGAGCGCTGGCTTCAAGAAAGGACTCGAGTCTTTCCAGCTCTTCTCTCTGCTCCAAATCAAAACCGCTCTCTTTGAGCTTTTCAAGAAGCTCCTTTTCCTTCTCTTCATTCAACTCCTGAGCGTACTCATCAGCCAGTTGGCTCTTCTCAATATACTCCGCGCCAGCCTCCGCAACCGCTCGTGAAACAACATCTACTTCAAAATTCGGCAAGCTAAACGGCTGCCGAGAACAGTGAGGACCGTTGCACAGGGCCTGCTCACAGACGCTGTTGGAATTATACGATACTGGTCGAAAACTGCCCGGCTTGCCAATGGCACGAATATCCTGGAAGCTTGCCAACGTCTGCGGCACGTGGCACCAAATCCCCGCCCAATTCCCCGGCACAGCGTCAGCTTTGGCACACGCGCCCTTCAAGACTTGCTCTAAAACCAGATGAGGGATGAGCGCTCGTATGTACGCGGCGATATTGCTCATGACGTTCTTAATTTCAATCACGCCCGGGAGGTTGAACACCTCTCCAACCACGGTTTTACACTCGAGCCCGCTCTTGAGTTCGTCACAGAGTGAAACGTCAGCACCGTACAACGCCTGAGTCTTCAAGCAGTTAAGATAATCGCACTGGATGAACCGCCACTTGTCAAGGTTTTCCAAAACACCCGGCAAGCAAAGACAGGTAGCAGAAGCGACAAGGCTTTCATGTAGGTTAGGAACGGTAAGATCTTTCGTCAGCTCAGCAGGCAGCTTCTCTTTTGGAATGAGTAAGGACCTTGCAGGACCGTCATCGGGATTGCAGTCCACGCCGAGCTGCTCGATAGCATCAGTGTATTTTTTCGTTTTAGCCCATTCATTCTTGCACGAGATCGCTCCGCAAACGTCACGAAGCGTGTCCGACCACTTGCTCTTAATCAATGATGATTGCAATTCACTTTCGGCAACCGCCTTAGCACCCTTGGCAGCGGCAGCCTGCCCCCCCGGGACGTTTGCAAGAGGATCAACGAATCCAGTTTTAATATTGCCAAGAAGAGCACTGATAGCAACCGCCTGATCGTACAATCCGCACACGTTCCCCACTTTTTCCAAAATGCGCTGTGCTTTGCCAATCCACGTCCAGTCAAGCATTGCCGCACCTTCGGCTTTCTTCACTTTCTCAACGAACGCTTGCCCCGGGTCGCCAAGCACCGACGAGGTCAAGCCAATGGAGAACGTTATATTGAGTCTCTGTGGCTTGTTCAATACCCGTTTCCCCACCCTACCAATCACGTTGAACGAACACAACACCTCCATGGACGGTCCGAGCTCGTTGACGGACCTGCCTGAAAATCCTTTTATTACAAAATCCAAACGGTTCTTCTCCCGCACGTCAGCAGCAGGATTGGCAATCACCTCTTGTTCGAGCGCTGAAGCAGCAACCTCACCATCTCTGAGAACGGAGCACTGCGCGTCGCCAATTCTTAAAACATGAGCACCCGGCGCTTTTGCCTCCAGCATGAACGGCACGAAAACAGGAAAGCCAACTCCTGCCTCATTTGTGAAGCTGAGAACGGCACGGGAAATGGAACTCGGCTGCACAGCGCCAGCCACTCGGGCAGAAAAGAGCGAAGGAGCATTCTCGACATTGACAAGCTCCAGCGCGGAGAACCGCGCCTTCTGCCTGGCGGCGTTCCCTACAATATCGTAAACAATCACGGTAACTTCACCCGTGCCGACCTCGCCAGCAACACTGTCGACAGAGCACACGTACGCACCCTCCTCCTTCGCACAAGCGCCCCTCACCGTCTGCCCGTCCTTGAACACCGCTTCCATTACCGCACCTGGATTCTCCTCCTCAATAACCGCTTCGATGTGCAATGCCCCGCCAGCCGTGATAGCCCCGCCGAGGTGTTCAGGACCAGTGACGTGCACTTCTTTAATCCTCGGAGGTGTCGCGTCACAGAGAAAACTCCCGCCAATTCCCTCCACAGGATTTCCGGAATCTTCCTGGGAAGGCACGCCCCGCAGACTCGCCACGCCAACGGGGACGTACGCCCCTTCACCACACGACACTTGCGCCGTTGTTTTACAGATGCTGCCAATACACTCACGAGCGCCAAACACTAACCCGCCAACTCGAACAAAAACCATCCTGTGCACGAAAGACCCTGTTGGGTTTTCCATCTCCACCGTCACGTTCGCCAAACTGCCCGAAGGCAAAAAACAAACGTCTTCAACACAAAAATCCGTGACAAACCGCTTAACAACCGGCTTGTCCACATCGAGCGTGAGCGGAACGAAAAAAGATTCGACGCTGCGAGAACCATTCCTCAGCGCCTCCACCGTGACATTAAAACCGGGACTGTCCACGAGCAAAACCAAGCCCTCAATCACGCAAACACCTTCGCTACAATCCTCAGGCTTCACTCGCAACGATCGATACTGCTCTCTCAAAATACCAAGGTTCATCTGCGAGAGATCAACAACCAACTCATCAAAATCAGATTCAGCCAAGGTGAGCGCGACACTCACGTCAGTCGGCACCGCCCTTCCCGGCGCAACGCTCTCAACAGGAACGCCGTGGCGCAAAATCTTCACATCAGAAACAACGTTAGCAAGCACAGCCGCAGGGAAGACAGCCATAACGAACAACACCACTACGCAGGCTGCAAAACCCCTCTTCATACAATCACCAAAAACAACCAAAAACTCTTTTTTTCTCTTTAAAAATCTTTCGTTTTCGTTCACCAGCGCTTTTTTTCATGGTTGCTCTTATTTTTCTCTTATTTTTGTTTATTTTTTAGTCTTACCCCCCTACCGAACCACGCCGTTGAGCACCGTGACAGTCCTCACCACAACACCCCCTGCCATGAGTTGTTCACCGTCAACGAAGACGACGCCGTTCCTCACCACCAACTCATGCTTGAAGAACTCATCAATGGAGATTGGCGCACACGCCTCATCCCCTCTCACGAACGTACCAACTTCTGCTCCGGGAACGAAAAGCACTTCACAACCTCCCTCCTTCGTATCTTCCTCCGCCGCGAGAAGCATGCCCTCGCTAACAACACCCCTCAGCTTTGCTGGCTTGAGGTTCCACACGACAATGATGTTCTTCCCCACCAATTCTTCAGGCGTGTACAACCCCACCAAGCCAGATACAATCGTTCGCTGCTCACCACCAAAATCCACGGTCTCCACAAAGAGCTTCTCTGCAGAAGGATGCTTCTCAACCCGAACAATCCTCCCCACCCGCAACGACAACGCCTTGGGAGCTGAACCCGCAGCGGGCGCCTCTGAAGCGGCCTTCTCAGCCGCTGCAACAACGCGCTCACCACGCCCGCCTTCTTTTCTCCTCCCTGCAAACCGCTGCTTGAACGAAGCAAGCAATGCATTGTCAACTTTTTCAAACAACACCTCTGGCTTGCCAATCGTGTGCCCCGGCTGAATCGACAGTTGACCAGCATCACGCCACGCCCTGCGATCAAGCCCGAGCATGCCCCACAATCGCTGCGCAGTAAACGGCAAAAACGGCTCCATCACGATGGCAAGGTCCTTCACAAGATGAACCAAGAGATACAATGCAGTAGCGGCCTGCTCAGGAGCCTCCTTCCTCGCCCGCCAAGGCTCACTGCGTTGAAAAAACGCATTCCCCTCCCCTGCCAAGAGCATAACCTTCTTTAGCGCGTCCTTCAACTTCACCTTGTGCAAAAGTTCAGTGATCTCCTCGATACGCCCACGCCAGTCCTTCAAAACGGCCGAGTCCCCAACTCCCGACGAGGGTTCAGGCACCACGCCCCCATAAAACCGCTGCACAAAAACAAGCGTCCGATTCACGAAATTCCCCAACGTCGCCACAAGCTCGTTATTGAGCTTCTCGCCAAAATCATTCCAAGTAAACGTTGTGTCACTCGTCTCCGGCCGATTCGCTAAAAGGTAATACCGCCACACATCAGCAGGAATCCCTGACGCCATAGCATCATCGCCAAACACGCCAACACCTCTCGACTTGCTAAACTTCCCTGCCTCATAATTCAAATACTCGGTGGCGTTAATGTGATCAAGCAAGACAAACCCGTCATCCGCGGCCATAAGCGTCGCGGGAAAGAGGATGGTGTGAAAAGGAATATTATCCTTGGCCATAAATTGAACCAGCCGAACACCTTGCACATCCTTCCACCACGCAGCCCAGTCGCTGCGCGCCTCCTTCGTGATAGAAATATACCCAATCGGCGCGTCGAACCACACATAAAAGACCTTGCCCTCAAACCCTTTCAACGGAACAGGAATCCCCCATGACAAGTCCCTCGTAATCGCTCTCGGAGAGAGCCCTTCTTTAAACCACGCTTTCGTCTGGCGGACAGCATTTTCCGACCAAAAACCCTCCTTGGACTGCTTCTCCACCCACGACTCGAGTTGACGTTGGAGTTTGGGCAAGTCCAAAAAAAGATGGCGCGTCTTCTTCTTCACCGGAACCGACCCGTCAATCACCGCCCGCGGATTGACCAAGTCCGTAGCGTTCAACACCCTCCCGCACGATTCGCACTGATCCCCCTTCGCCTTGTCATAGCCACAAAAAGGACACGTCCCCTCAACATAGCGGTCGGCCAGA of Candidatus Woesearchaeota archaeon contains these proteins:
- a CDS encoding methionine--tRNA ligase codes for the protein MARKVLVTSALPYVNNVPHLGNLIGCVLSADVFARFCRSFGYETLFVCGLDEHGTTTETKAKEEGVSPKELCDKYAALHKKVYAWFGCSFDAFGRTSSPVHHEVTKEIFLKVHQHGFVFEKEVEQLYSEKSKMFLADRYVEGTCPFCGYDKAKGDQCESCGRVLNATDLVNPRAVIDGSVPVKKKTRHLFLDLPKLQRQLESWVEKQSKEGFWSENAVRQTKAWFKEGLSPRAITRDLSWGIPVPLKGFEGKVFYVWFDAPIGYISITKEARSDWAAWWKDVQGVRLVQFMAKDNIPFHTILFPATLMAADDGFVLLDHINATEYLNYEAGKFSKSRGVGVFGDDAMASGIPADVWRYYLLANRPETSDTTFTWNDFGEKLNNELVATLGNFVNRTLVFVQRFYGGVVPEPSSGVGDSAVLKDWRGRIEEITELLHKVKLKDALKKVMLLAGEGNAFFQRSEPWRARKEAPEQAATALYLLVHLVKDLAIVMEPFLPFTAQRLWGMLGLDRRAWRDAGQLSIQPGHTIGKPEVLFEKVDNALLASFKQRFAGRRKEGGRGERVVAAAEKAASEAPAAGSAPKALSLRVGRIVRVEKHPSAEKLFVETVDFGGEQRTIVSGLVGLYTPEELVGKNIIVVWNLKPAKLRGVVSEGMLLAAEEDTKEGGCEVLFVPGAEVGTFVRGDEACAPISIDEFFKHELVVRNGVVFVDGEQLMAGGVVVRTVTVLNGVVR